In Kineococcus mangrovi, the following are encoded in one genomic region:
- the tal gene encoding transaldolase — protein MSDTTSTPTSTSPTLEALHQHGVSVWLDDLSRELTDGGELQRLVDLGVLGVTSNPTIFATALSKGDRYTEQVSELVAAGADTEKAVFEITTEDVRRACDVLKPVFDRTDGLDGRVSLEVDPRMARDTAATEGSARTLWKAVGRENLYIKIPATVEGLAAITTALSEGISVNVTLIFSLDRYRAVMQAFLTGLEQAKVNGHDLSTIESVASFFVSRVDTEIDKRLDEIGTEEAKGLRSQAGLANARLAYQAYEEVFSTPRWQVLKEAGARPQRPLWASTGVKDPNLPDTLYVTELVAPNTVNTMPGKTLDATVDHAEVSGDTVRGSYGEAQKVLDDLERLGISYTEVVDLLETEGVDKFEKSWTELLQTVTDELERVKTQADAR, from the coding sequence GTGAGCGACACCACCAGCACCCCCACCAGCACCAGCCCCACCCTCGAGGCCCTGCACCAGCACGGCGTCTCGGTCTGGCTCGACGACCTCTCCCGCGAGCTGACCGACGGCGGGGAGCTGCAGCGCCTCGTCGACCTCGGCGTCCTGGGCGTCACGTCCAACCCGACGATCTTCGCGACGGCGCTGTCCAAGGGCGACCGCTACACCGAGCAGGTCTCCGAGCTCGTCGCCGCCGGCGCCGACACCGAGAAGGCCGTCTTCGAGATCACCACCGAGGACGTCCGCCGCGCCTGCGACGTCCTCAAGCCGGTCTTCGACCGCACCGACGGCCTCGACGGCCGCGTCTCCCTCGAGGTCGACCCCCGCATGGCGCGCGACACCGCCGCCACCGAGGGGTCCGCCCGCACGCTGTGGAAGGCCGTGGGCCGGGAGAACCTCTACATCAAGATCCCCGCCACGGTCGAGGGCCTGGCCGCCATCACCACCGCGCTGTCGGAAGGCATCAGCGTCAACGTCACGCTGATCTTCTCCCTGGACCGCTACCGCGCGGTGATGCAGGCCTTCCTCACCGGCCTCGAGCAGGCCAAGGTCAACGGCCACGACCTCTCCACGATCGAGTCCGTGGCGTCGTTCTTCGTCTCCCGCGTCGACACCGAGATCGACAAGCGGCTCGACGAGATCGGCACGGAGGAGGCGAAGGGCCTGCGCTCCCAGGCGGGCCTGGCCAACGCGCGCCTGGCCTACCAGGCCTACGAGGAGGTCTTCTCGACCCCGCGCTGGCAGGTCCTCAAGGAGGCCGGCGCCCGTCCACAGCGTCCGCTGTGGGCCTCCACCGGGGTCAAGGACCCGAACCTGCCCGACACCCTCTACGTCACCGAGCTCGTGGCGCCGAACACCGTGAACACCATGCCCGGCAAGACGCTCGACGCGACCGTCGACCACGCCGAGGTGAGCGGTGACACCGTCCGCGGCTCCTACGGCGAGGCCCAGAAGGTCCTCGACGACCTCGAGCGCCTGGGCATCTCCTACACCGAGGTCGTCGACCTGCTCGAGACCGAGGGCGTGGACAAGTTCGAGAAGAGCTGGACCGAGCTGCTGCAGACCGTCACCGACGAGCTGGAGCGCGTGAAGACGCAGGCAGACGCCCGGTGA
- the tkt gene encoding transketolase, translated as MSQPLEWSELDTKAVDTVRVLAMDAVQRAGNGHPGTAMSLAPVAYLLFQKMLRQDPADPDWVGRDRFVLSCGHSSLTLYVQLYLAGYGLELDDLKALRKWGSKTPGHPEHGHTAGVEMTTGPLGQGLSSAVGMAMAARRERGLFDPEAAPGTSPFDHHVYVLASDGDIEEGVTSEASAIAGVQELGNLVVIYDQNHISIEDDTAIALGEDTAKRYESYGWHVQTIDWTNGGEGEYTEDVAGLHAALEAAKAETSKPSIIVLRTIIAYPAPNAQNTGKSHGSALGEDEVKATKELLGFDPEAEFAVADDVLAHTRALRDRAKDEHAAWQQEFDAWRAGAGERAELFDRMRTRTLPAGWEQALPVFEAGTSIASRKASGEVLNALASTLPELWGGSADLAESNLTSMKGEPSFLPESRTTKTWEGNLYGRTLHFGIREHAMGAILNGIALHGGTRPYGGTFLVFSDYMRPAVRLAAIMQLPVTYVWTHDSIGLGEDGPTHQPIEHLAALRAIPGLDVVRPGDANETAWAWRTILGHTDRPAGLALSRQNLPTFDRSQDGWGDASGVAKGAYTLVESSAATPQVILIGTGSEVQVAVAAREKLEAEGVPTRVVSMPCREWFSQQDQAYRDTVLLPQVKARVSVEAALAFGWEGIVGDAGRSVSIEHYGASADYQDLYREFGLTDTAVVTAAKESLAGLQ; from the coding sequence GTGAGCCAGCCCCTCGAGTGGAGCGAACTCGACACGAAGGCGGTCGACACCGTCCGCGTCCTGGCCATGGACGCCGTGCAGCGCGCCGGCAACGGGCACCCGGGTACCGCGATGAGCCTGGCCCCGGTGGCCTACCTGCTGTTCCAGAAGATGCTGCGGCAGGACCCGGCCGACCCGGACTGGGTCGGCCGCGACCGGTTCGTGCTCTCCTGCGGGCACTCCAGCCTCACGCTCTACGTCCAGTTGTACCTGGCCGGCTACGGCCTGGAGCTGGACGACCTGAAGGCCCTGCGCAAGTGGGGCTCGAAGACCCCGGGCCACCCCGAGCACGGGCACACCGCCGGCGTGGAGATGACCACCGGTCCCCTGGGCCAGGGCCTGTCCTCGGCCGTCGGGATGGCCATGGCCGCCCGCCGCGAGCGCGGCCTGTTCGACCCCGAGGCCGCCCCCGGCACGAGCCCGTTCGACCACCACGTCTACGTGCTGGCCTCCGACGGCGACATCGAGGAGGGCGTCACCTCCGAGGCCTCGGCCATCGCCGGCGTCCAGGAGCTGGGCAACCTCGTCGTCATCTACGACCAGAACCACATCTCCATCGAGGACGACACCGCGATCGCCCTCGGGGAGGACACGGCCAAGCGCTACGAGTCCTACGGCTGGCACGTCCAGACGATCGACTGGACCAACGGCGGCGAGGGCGAGTACACCGAGGACGTCGCCGGGCTGCACGCCGCGCTCGAGGCCGCCAAGGCCGAGACGTCCAAGCCGTCGATCATCGTGCTGCGCACGATCATCGCCTACCCGGCGCCGAACGCCCAGAACACCGGCAAGTCGCACGGCTCGGCCCTCGGCGAGGACGAGGTCAAGGCCACCAAGGAGCTGCTCGGGTTCGACCCCGAGGCCGAGTTCGCCGTGGCCGACGACGTCCTCGCCCACACCCGCGCCCTGCGCGATCGCGCCAAGGACGAGCACGCCGCGTGGCAGCAGGAGTTCGACGCCTGGCGCGCCGGCGCCGGTGAGCGCGCCGAGCTGTTCGACCGGATGCGCACCCGCACCCTGCCCGCCGGCTGGGAGCAGGCACTGCCGGTCTTCGAGGCCGGCACCTCCATCGCCTCCCGCAAGGCGTCCGGTGAGGTCCTCAACGCCCTCGCCTCGACCCTGCCGGAGCTGTGGGGCGGCTCGGCCGACCTGGCCGAGTCGAACCTGACGTCGATGAAGGGCGAGCCGAGCTTCCTGCCGGAGAGCCGCACGACGAAGACGTGGGAGGGCAACCTCTACGGCCGCACCCTGCACTTCGGGATCCGCGAGCACGCCATGGGCGCCATCCTCAACGGGATCGCGCTGCACGGCGGCACCCGCCCCTACGGCGGCACGTTCCTCGTCTTCAGCGACTACATGCGCCCGGCGGTCCGCCTCGCGGCGATCATGCAGCTGCCGGTGACGTACGTGTGGACGCACGACTCCATCGGTCTGGGCGAGGACGGCCCGACGCACCAGCCCATCGAGCACCTCGCCGCGCTGCGCGCCATCCCGGGCCTGGACGTCGTCCGGCCCGGTGACGCCAACGAGACGGCGTGGGCGTGGCGCACGATCCTCGGGCACACCGACCGCCCGGCCGGTCTGGCGCTCTCGCGCCAGAACCTGCCGACGTTCGACCGCTCGCAGGACGGCTGGGGCGACGCCTCCGGCGTGGCCAAGGGCGCGTACACCCTGGTGGAGAGCTCGGCCGCCACCCCGCAGGTCATCCTCATCGGCACCGGCTCCGAGGTCCAGGTCGCCGTCGCGGCCCGCGAGAAGCTCGAGGCCGAGGGCGTCCCCACCCGCGTGGTCTCGATGCCGTGCCGGGAGTGGTTCTCCCAGCAGGACCAGGCCTACCGCGACACCGTCCTGCTGCCGCAGGTCAAGGCCCGCGTCTCGGTCGAGGCCGCCCTGGCCTTCGGCTGGGAGGGCATCGTCGGTGACGCCGGCCGCTCGGTCTCGATCGAGCACTACGGCGCGTCGGCCGACTACCAGGACCTGTACCGCGAGTTCGGCCTGACCGACACCGCGGTCGTGACCGCTGCGAAGGAATCCCTCGCCGGTCTGCAGTGA
- a CDS encoding heme o synthase, whose protein sequence is MTVADPRLSDAPAHSRTSLLGRRRGGRPPRFPRAAAYLALTKPRIVELLLITTIPVMLFAAGGLPSGRLVLTTFVGGALAAGCANTLNCYFDRDIDALMKRTENRPLVTGAVSPRQALAFAAVLGLTSTALFVAFVNVLSAALAVAAILLYVVGYTLLLKRRTSQNIVWGGVAGCMQVLIGWTAVTGSLSWAPFVLFGVIFLWTPPHYWPLSVRYREDYANAGVPMLPVVATPTTVSRQVVAYTVAMVLCSLLLVPLGGAGVLYGVAALALGLAFLGQTIGLHRRASRFERETGGRDAGTLEQLRRISPMGVFHGSITYLTLLSVAVALDPFVRIPWPF, encoded by the coding sequence GTGACCGTCGCCGACCCGCGTCTCTCCGACGCCCCCGCGCACTCCCGGACCAGCCTGCTGGGCCGGCGCCGCGGTGGGCGCCCCCCGCGCTTCCCCCGGGCCGCGGCGTACCTCGCCCTGACCAAGCCGCGCATCGTCGAGCTCCTGCTCATCACGACGATCCCGGTGATGCTCTTCGCGGCGGGCGGTCTGCCGTCGGGCCGGCTGGTGCTGACGACCTTCGTCGGCGGGGCGCTGGCCGCCGGCTGCGCCAACACGCTGAACTGCTACTTCGACCGCGACATCGACGCGCTGATGAAGCGCACCGAGAACCGGCCGCTGGTCACCGGTGCGGTGAGCCCGCGCCAGGCCCTCGCGTTCGCCGCCGTGCTGGGCCTGACCTCGACCGCGCTGTTCGTGGCCTTCGTCAACGTGCTGTCGGCGGCCCTGGCCGTCGCGGCGATCCTGCTCTACGTCGTCGGCTACACGCTGCTGCTCAAGCGCCGCACCTCCCAGAACATCGTCTGGGGCGGCGTCGCCGGCTGCATGCAGGTGCTCATCGGCTGGACGGCCGTGACGGGCTCGCTGAGCTGGGCGCCCTTCGTCCTGTTCGGGGTCATCTTCCTGTGGACCCCGCCGCACTACTGGCCGCTGTCGGTGCGCTACCGCGAGGACTACGCCAACGCGGGTGTGCCCATGCTCCCGGTGGTGGCCACGCCGACGACCGTCTCCCGCCAGGTCGTCGCCTACACGGTGGCGATGGTCCTGTGCTCCCTGCTCCTCGTGCCGCTCGGCGGCGCGGGGGTCCTCTACGGCGTCGCCGCCCTCGCCCTCGGCCTGGCCTTCCTGGGGCAGACGATCGGCCTGCACCGGCGCGCCTCGCGCTTCGAGCGGGAGACCGGTGGCCGGGACGCGGGCACGCTGGAGCAGCTGCGCCGCATCTCGCCCATGGGCGTCTTCCACGGGTCGATCACGTACCTGACGCTGCTGTCGGTGGCGGTGGCCCTCGACCCGTTCGTGCGGATCCCCTGGCCGTTCTGA
- a CDS encoding ABC transporter permease: MSTSLTRPADGLDFTPGGASAPFARRVLRQARFEATIALRNGEQLLLTLLLPALVLVGVTRVTSLDLGSGDRPALALGGVLALAVVSTAFTGQAIGTGFDRRNGVLRLLATSPLGRGGLLAGKVLAVLALVVVQVVVLGALAAALGWSPSGRLVLAVPAVLLGVAAFTALGLLLAGTVRAEGTLAVANFAWVLLLAGGGLVLPSPLSPVTDLLPSGALGTAVREALGAGTLAAGPLVVLAVWAIAGSLACARWFRWE; the protein is encoded by the coding sequence GTGAGCACGTCCCTGACCAGGCCCGCGGACGGGCTCGACTTCACCCCCGGCGGGGCCTCGGCCCCCTTCGCCCGGCGCGTGCTGCGCCAGGCCCGCTTCGAGGCCACCATCGCGCTGCGCAACGGTGAGCAGCTGCTGCTGACGCTGCTGCTGCCGGCCCTCGTCCTCGTCGGCGTGACCCGCGTGACCTCCCTGGACCTCGGGTCCGGGGACCGCCCGGCGCTGGCCCTGGGCGGGGTCCTCGCCCTCGCGGTCGTCTCGACGGCCTTCACGGGCCAGGCCATCGGTACCGGTTTCGACCGCCGCAACGGGGTCCTGCGGTTGCTGGCGACCTCGCCGCTGGGGCGCGGCGGGTTGCTGGCCGGCAAGGTCCTGGCCGTCCTGGCCCTCGTCGTCGTGCAGGTCGTCGTGCTCGGCGCCCTGGCCGCGGCGCTGGGCTGGTCGCCGTCGGGCCGGCTGGTCCTGGCGGTGCCCGCCGTGCTGCTCGGCGTCGCGGCCTTCACCGCGCTGGGCCTGCTGCTGGCCGGGACCGTGCGGGCCGAGGGGACGCTGGCCGTCGCCAACTTCGCGTGGGTGCTGCTGCTCGCCGGGGGCGGGCTCGTCCTGCCCTCGCCCCTGTCCCCCGTCACCGACCTGCTGCCGTCCGGCGCGCTCGGCACCGCGGTCCGCGAGGCCCTGGGGGCCGGGACGCTCGCCGCCGGCCCGCTCGTGGTGCTGGCCGTCTGGGCGATCGCCGGCAGCCTCGCCTGCGCGCGGTGGTTCCGCTGGGAGTGA
- a CDS encoding ABC transporter ATP-binding protein: MLGSPSPAATTDGDAAAAVEVRDLRKTFGAGPAVLAGLSFTAAHGRVTAVLGPNGAGKTTTVAICEGLQRADSGTVRVLGLDPVHDAAALRPRVGVMLQDGGLPTGVSAHEALAHVAALHTDPLDLRALSERLGLTSFARTRVRRLSGGQRQRLAMACALVGRPELVFLDEPSAGLDPQARLAVWDVVRQVRAAGVAVVLTTHLMEEAERLADDVVVVDHGRVVATGTPAELTSGPAALTFRSRPGLPTRDLARALPVGADVDEVETGRYAVTGVEVDPRVVATVTSWCASHDVLAEGIGPVRKTLEDVFLDLTGRTLR; this comes from the coding sequence GTGCTCGGCTCCCCCTCCCCCGCGGCGACGACGGACGGCGACGCAGCCGCGGCCGTCGAGGTCCGCGACCTGCGCAAGACCTTCGGCGCCGGGCCCGCCGTCCTGGCCGGGCTGTCCTTCACCGCCGCGCACGGCCGGGTCACCGCGGTGCTGGGCCCCAACGGGGCCGGCAAGACGACCACCGTCGCGATCTGCGAGGGGTTGCAGCGCGCCGACTCCGGCACGGTCCGGGTGCTGGGCCTGGACCCCGTCCACGACGCCGCCGCCCTGCGGCCCCGCGTGGGCGTCATGCTGCAGGACGGGGGGCTGCCCACCGGGGTCTCGGCCCACGAGGCCCTCGCGCACGTGGCCGCCCTGCACACCGACCCCCTCGACCTGCGGGCCCTGTCCGAGCGGCTGGGCCTGACGTCCTTCGCCCGCACCCGGGTGCGCCGCCTGTCCGGCGGGCAGCGGCAACGGCTGGCGATGGCCTGCGCGCTGGTGGGCCGCCCCGAGCTGGTCTTCCTCGACGAGCCCAGCGCGGGCCTGGACCCGCAGGCGCGCCTCGCGGTCTGGGACGTGGTGCGCCAGGTGCGGGCGGCCGGGGTCGCGGTCGTGCTGACCACCCACCTCATGGAGGAGGCCGAACGCCTCGCCGACGACGTCGTCGTCGTCGACCACGGCCGCGTCGTGGCGACCGGCACCCCCGCGGAGCTGACCTCGGGGCCGGCCGCGCTGACCTTCCGCTCCCGGCCGGGCCTGCCCACGCGGGACCTGGCGCGCGCCCTGCCCGTCGGCGCCGACGTCGACGAGGTCGAGACGGGCCGCTACGCCGTCACCGGCGTCGAGGTCGACCCGCGCGTGGTGGCGACCGTCACGAGCTGGTGCGCCTCGCACGACGTCCTGGCCGAAGGCATCGGCCCGGTCCGCAAGACCCTCGAGGACGTGTTCCTCGACCTGACCGGGAGGACCCTGCGGTGA
- a CDS encoding helix-turn-helix transcriptional regulator — MGESLPGVEEARTRTRVRTSVAELGPVSAARVAEVLGLTGAAVRRHLDAMVADGVLEVRDPRPGARRGRGRPAKEYVIGSAGHDDLPAGYDELALTALQYLADTLGPEAVTDFARRRFAGLEEALAGLDGPLPERVDALVRALADQGFSASSRPVARGTAAEGVQLCQGHCPVQKVAEAFPQLCEAERRTFETVLGTRVQRLATLAHGDHVCTTFVPLEALHQHEPPQAPPHHDQHATEGRRL; from the coding sequence GTGGGCGAGAGCCTGCCCGGGGTCGAGGAGGCCCGCACCCGCACCCGCGTCCGCACCAGCGTCGCCGAGCTGGGCCCCGTCAGCGCGGCCCGCGTCGCCGAGGTCCTCGGTCTCACCGGTGCCGCGGTCCGCCGCCACCTCGACGCGATGGTCGCCGACGGCGTGCTCGAGGTCCGCGACCCCCGGCCCGGGGCCCGTCGGGGCCGCGGGCGCCCGGCGAAGGAGTACGTCATCGGCTCGGCCGGTCACGACGACCTGCCCGCCGGGTACGACGAGCTGGCGCTCACGGCCCTGCAGTACCTGGCCGACACGCTCGGTCCCGAGGCCGTCACCGACTTCGCCCGCCGCCGGTTCGCCGGCCTGGAGGAGGCCCTGGCCGGTCTCGACGGTCCGCTGCCCGAGCGGGTCGACGCCCTCGTGCGGGCGCTGGCCGACCAGGGGTTCTCGGCGAGCTCGCGGCCGGTGGCCCGGGGAACAGCGGCCGAGGGCGTCCAGTTGTGCCAGGGGCACTGCCCCGTCCAGAAGGTCGCCGAGGCCTTCCCGCAGCTGTGCGAGGCCGAGCGGCGGACGTTCGAGACCGTCCTCGGCACCCGGGTCCAGCGCCTGGCGACCCTCGCCCACGGCGACCACGTCTGCACGACGTTCGTGCCCCTCGAAGCGCTCCACCAGCACGAACCCCCGCAAGCCCCCCCGCACCACGACCAGCACGCCACGGAAGGACGACGACTGTGA
- the sufB gene encoding Fe-S cluster assembly protein SufB, producing the protein MTDTVSETPTTAGPPELEGLGKYQYGWADSDSAGASARRGLSEDVVRDISAKKGEPEWMLALRLKALRMFGRKPMPDWGSDLTGIDFENIKYFVRSTEKQATSWDELPEDIKNTYDRLGIPEAEKQRLIAGVAAQYESEVVYHQIREDLEEKGVVFVDTDTGLREHEELFKEYFGSVIPVGDNKFASLNTAVWSGGSFIYVPKGVHVDIPLQAYFRINTENMGQFERTLIIADEGSYVHYVEGCTAPIYQSDSLHSAVVEIVVKKNARVRYTTIQNWSNNVYNLVTKRATAAEGATMEWIDGNIGSKVTMKYPAVYLMGEHAKGETLSIAMAGEGQHQDAGAKMVHAAPHTASSIVSKSIARGGGRTSYRGLIQVLEGAHHAASTVRCDALLVDTISRSDTYPYNDIREDDVVMGHEATVSKVSDDQLFYLMSRGMAEDEAMAMIVRGFIEPVARELPMEYALELNRLIELQMEGAVG; encoded by the coding sequence GTGACCGACACCGTCTCCGAGACCCCGACCACCGCGGGCCCGCCCGAGCTCGAGGGTCTGGGCAAGTACCAGTACGGCTGGGCGGACTCCGACTCCGCCGGCGCGTCGGCCCGTCGCGGGCTGTCCGAGGACGTCGTGCGCGACATCTCGGCGAAGAAGGGCGAGCCGGAGTGGATGCTCGCGCTGCGCCTGAAGGCGCTGCGGATGTTCGGCCGCAAGCCGATGCCCGACTGGGGTTCGGACCTCACCGGGATCGACTTCGAGAACATCAAGTACTTCGTGCGCTCGACCGAGAAGCAGGCGACCAGCTGGGACGAGCTGCCCGAGGACATCAAGAACACCTACGACCGCCTCGGCATCCCCGAGGCCGAGAAGCAGCGGCTCATCGCCGGTGTCGCGGCCCAGTACGAGTCCGAGGTCGTCTACCACCAGATCCGCGAGGACCTGGAGGAGAAGGGCGTCGTCTTCGTCGACACCGACACCGGGCTGCGCGAGCACGAGGAGCTCTTCAAGGAGTACTTCGGTTCGGTCATCCCCGTCGGGGACAACAAGTTCGCCTCGCTCAACACGGCCGTGTGGTCGGGCGGGTCGTTCATCTACGTCCCCAAGGGCGTCCACGTCGACATCCCGCTGCAGGCCTACTTCCGGATCAACACCGAGAACATGGGCCAGTTCGAGCGCACGCTGATCATCGCCGACGAGGGTTCCTACGTGCACTACGTCGAGGGCTGCACGGCGCCGATCTACCAGTCCGACTCGCTGCACTCCGCGGTCGTCGAGATCGTGGTGAAGAAGAACGCCCGCGTGCGGTACACGACGATCCAGAACTGGTCGAACAACGTCTACAACCTGGTGACCAAGCGCGCCACGGCCGCCGAGGGCGCGACCATGGAGTGGATCGACGGGAACATCGGCTCCAAGGTGACGATGAAGTACCCGGCCGTCTACCTCATGGGCGAGCACGCCAAGGGCGAGACCCTCTCGATCGCCATGGCCGGTGAGGGCCAGCACCAGGACGCCGGCGCCAAGATGGTCCACGCCGCCCCGCACACCGCCAGCTCGATCGTCTCCAAGTCGATCGCCCGCGGCGGTGGCCGCACGTCCTACCGCGGCCTCATCCAGGTCCTGGAGGGTGCTCACCACGCGGCCTCGACGGTCCGCTGCGACGCCCTCCTGGTCGACACCATCTCCCGGTCGGACACCTACCCCTACAACGACATCCGCGAGGACGACGTCGTCATGGGGCACGAGGCCACGGTCTCGAAGGTCTCCGACGACCAGCTCTTCTACCTCATGAGCCGCGGCATGGCCGAGGACGAGGCCATGGCGATGATCGTGCGCGGGTTCATCGAGCCCGTCGCGCGCGAGCTGCCCATGGAGTACGCGCTGGAACTGAACCGCCTCATCGAGCTGCAGATGGAAGGGGCCGTCGGCTGA
- the sufD gene encoding Fe-S cluster assembly protein SufD — MTLVNEETTASAPGTRAGTVDTSGAHTHGGPAAPEASRAARATSFDVVDFPVPTGREEEWKFSPLRQLAPLFEVAERAAGNSAAVEVSAPAGVEHTTGTPAEVGAGTAFVPGDRAAAASWNATDVAHVVRVPAEVELTEPVLVTVRGQAGRTSEGHLVVETGHHAKALVVLSHVGSGAHRGNVEVRAGDGSELTVVSLQEWDDDALHVGQHDVRVGRDAQVRHIVVTLGGKAVRVSANIGYAAPGGSATALGVYFAGSGQHSEHRQFVDHTAVNCRSYVEYKGALQGADAHAVWIGDVLIRASAEGTETYELNRNLVLTDGARADSVPNLEIETGEIVGAGHASATGRFDDEQLFYLQSRGISEEEARRLVVRGFFASIVERIGIPEVSQRLMTTIEGRLAQDPTAPAPAAQPVEEN, encoded by the coding sequence ATGACCCTGGTCAACGAAGAGACCACCGCCTCCGCGCCGGGCACCCGCGCCGGCACGGTGGACACCTCCGGGGCGCACACCCACGGCGGGCCCGCCGCCCCGGAGGCCTCGCGCGCCGCCCGGGCGACCTCCTTCGACGTGGTCGACTTCCCGGTGCCCACGGGCCGGGAGGAGGAGTGGAAGTTCTCCCCGCTGCGCCAGCTCGCGCCGCTGTTCGAGGTCGCCGAGCGCGCCGCCGGGAACTCCGCCGCCGTCGAGGTCAGCGCCCCCGCCGGCGTCGAGCACACCACCGGCACCCCGGCCGAGGTCGGGGCCGGGACCGCGTTCGTGCCCGGTGACCGCGCCGCCGCCGCGTCGTGGAACGCCACCGACGTCGCGCACGTCGTGCGCGTGCCCGCCGAGGTCGAGCTGACCGAGCCGGTCCTGGTGACCGTCCGCGGGCAGGCCGGGCGCACGAGCGAGGGCCACCTCGTCGTCGAGACCGGTCACCACGCCAAGGCCCTCGTCGTGCTCTCGCACGTCGGGTCCGGCGCCCACCGCGGCAACGTCGAGGTCCGCGCCGGCGACGGTTCGGAGCTGACGGTCGTGAGCCTGCAGGAGTGGGACGACGACGCGCTGCACGTCGGCCAGCACGACGTCCGCGTCGGCCGCGACGCGCAGGTGCGCCACATCGTCGTCACCCTCGGCGGCAAGGCCGTCCGCGTCTCGGCGAACATCGGCTACGCCGCCCCCGGCGGGTCGGCGACCGCGCTCGGGGTGTACTTCGCCGGGTCCGGCCAGCACTCCGAGCACCGCCAGTTCGTCGACCACACGGCCGTGAACTGCCGCAGCTACGTCGAGTACAAGGGTGCCCTGCAGGGGGCCGACGCCCACGCGGTGTGGATCGGCGACGTGCTCATCCGCGCCTCCGCCGAGGGCACCGAGACGTACGAGCTGAACCGCAACCTCGTCCTGACCGACGGTGCGCGCGCGGACTCGGTGCCGAACCTGGAGATCGAGACCGGCGAGATCGTCGGCGCCGGCCACGCCAGCGCCACGGGCCGCTTCGACGACGAGCAGCTGTTCTACCTGCAGTCGCGGGGGATCAGCGAGGAGGAGGCCCGCCGTCTCGTCGTGCGCGGCTTCTTCGCCAGCATCGTCGAGCGGATCGGCATCCCCGAGGTCTCGCAGCGACTCATGACCACGATCGAGGGCCGGCTGGCGCAGGACCCCACCGCGCCCGCCCCCGCCGCCCAGCCCGTTGAGGAGAACTGA